TCTCTTGGAACACCTTTAGCTTGCAAATATTCTCTCATTCCATTTACTTCATCATAGCCAACTTGTCCATTATCACCACTTACAAGTATTCTATCACTATTTTTTAACTGATATAACTTATATCCATAATCTAATCTATCTCTAAGCATTGTCGATACCCTTCCATCTGGGAATACATATGCACCAAAAACTATTATGGCATCAACTTCAGGAACTTCGTCTATATTATATAAATGAATTGATCCTATACTACTAACATAATAATCAATTACAATAATTGACCCCATTAAAATTAATAAGGCTAAAAAACCGATAAATAATACTCTCTCCATTAGTTTATATCTAACCATAGAAACCTCCTTAGTACAAAATCTATTATTTCAAAATTAAATTCTTTTATATATAGATTCAGGTAATATTTTTAGCAAACAGGCTATTAGAGCCCATCTTTTTGTAATATAAGCATGCTTTTTCTTTTTTGTTATTACTATATAAATTTGTCTAGCTGCCTTCTCAGGTGAAGCAAGCCAAAACAAACCTTCTCCCTGTGCCATAGCTGTGTCAACAAAACCTGGTTTTACATCTGTTATTATAATAGACCTCTTCTCTTTGCTTGCTTTAACCCTTAAACCTTCCATATAATTAGAGACAAAAGACTTAGATGCATAATAAGCAGGAGAATCCGCACCACCTCTAATAGCTGCTATAGATGAAATACCTACTATATGGCCAGATCCTTGTCTGGAAAAATACTTATAAGCAAGATTAATCATAGCAGAAAAACCGGAAACATTCACATCTATGGTTCTTTTCTCTTTTTCAAATTCAAGATCATGATTTTCAAAACCACAGCCAGCACATATAATAATTAGATCTACTTCCTTCATTTCATTGATCAATTCTTGAAGATGATTCATCGCTTCTTCCACATTTGAAATATCAAAGCTTTTAAGAAATGATTTAGTTTTTAATTCATTTTGCAGTTCTTTTAATAATTCTGTTCTTCTGGCAACTAAGCCGAGCTGATAATTATTTTCTGATAAAACTTTTGTAAGTTCTTTGCCTATACCTGAAGATGCTCCTATTATAATAGCTTTTTTCATATTAGATCACCACCATATAATTATTTGACCTAGCTTTACATTTCTAAACTTAGAAACTGCAAAAAATTGATTCTTAATAAATCCTAGCACCTCATTTCAGCTCCATTTATAATAGGTATATAGATTCAAATGAAATGAGGATTTAGGATAAATGTATCAATACATAATATTTTTATCTATTTTACTTATCATATTATAATCCAGAGGCTATTAGCCTAAATTGCTCTTCTAAAATAATATCTCTAAAGGAGTATGTATCCCTATTATAATGTTCACCATTATCCCAAAGCATAGGATGTATCCCTATTTCAAGTGCAAGTTCTGTAACTGTAACAATATATTTCCTAACACTTTCCGGATCTTTATTTCTCGTATATGCGCCATATTCTCCTAAAACAACAGCTATTCCTCTGTCTATATAATTTGTTTTCATCTTTTCCAAATCTATTTTAACCCTTTGTATCTCTGAATCACTTCCCCAATAATAAGCTGCTTCTCCCCAGTCTGCGTCTTCTACCAATATAGTAAAAGTGGACGGAGTATAATAATGAACCTTGACAGCAGATCTATTCTCAGGATCTACTGGCATTTTAAATGCACTATCAATTGTTAAATCAATATCTGTTGCATACCCAGCAATTAATAAATGTCTCCTTGCATTGTTCCCACCTGAGGAACGAACTAAGTCTACAAATTCCTGATTAAGATCATTAAGTATATTATAAGCTCTAGTTTTATCACCAATTTTACTATACCGATTCCAAACGTCTTCAAAAACACCTTCTTCATTCATTGACTCAAATAAAAGATAGTCAGGATATTCTTTAAAGCGCTCAGAAACTTGAGTCCAGATTGTTAAATATTTTTCTAGAGTTCCTTCATAATCAGTAGATGCTTTATGAATCCAGCCCCCATCCCAATGTATATTTATAACTGCATACATATCAGTATCCAAGTACATAATTTACTACCTCTTCAACTCTATCCATTAGTTCTAAATCGATAGTGTAATCATCAGTCATAAGATTAGACCAAGCAACGGGAATTCTTACTGAATTAAAACCAATATCTTTAATACCAGCTATCATTTCTTGTGTTGTTAAAGGATTTCCCCAAGCCGTTTCATAATCTGAAATAGAATTTCCATTAATCCATTCACCACAAGCTTCAAGAGAGTTTCCTAAATTCCAACCAATTCCCATGTCTTTAATCAATTCCATAGTGCTTATATTTCTAAGGTTATCGTCAACTGGAAAGTTTTCTATTTCACCGTTTATATAACGTGCTAATAATACGGCATCAAAACTAGTAATTCTTGTGTCTCCATCTAAATCAGCTACATAAAAAGGAGCTGCAAAATCATCAATCATTCCCAATATGTATCTTTCCATAACTACTAAGTCTAAACTATCAATAAATCCATCATTGTTTAAATCTCCATAAAGAATATCTTCTGCTATAGTAAGCTGTGATACAAGGAATAAACATAAGATTATCATACATAAAAATTTTTTTCTCATTATCTCATCACCCTTCCATAAATTTTAAACAAATTTTGCTAAAGAATCATTAGCTAAAAATTATAAAGCATAACTCATATTAGCTAGTCTTAAAACACAATTATACAGTATTGGAAATATCTATTTAATTATACCATATCTTTTGCAAATTAAACAGAAAAATTAAACATTTCTGATTAAAGAGCTCTGTGTAAATGTGGAATTTTGACAAACGCCAATATCCCTTTCTTAGCAAATTTAATCGCTTCTTCATCAAAAATATTAGTTTGTCAGACTTTCCAACACTCTCTCACCTGCTCTTTTACTCTTTACATAAACCTTGAGGTAAGTCATTGAACTTCCTCGTTTTGTGGGCGAGTCGTCACAACTAAATGCCACCTCTGCTTCACATAATGTTCCGGACTAACTGCAGTCTCAGGCTCTTTAGATTCTACCTCACGGTAGACACCCTGCCATTGTTGACCTCACACACCGATACGACTAAAACAGCGTGGATAGGATTTACGCCTACTGATTCCTATATTTACGAGGCACACCAAAAAAAGCAGTTGCATTGAAACAATGCAACTGCTTATATTACTAATTATATTCCAATTACTGAACTGAAATAGATGGTCTAGAGTAGGAACCACTATATGATATGTTAAACCCAAATGAAACCGATTGTCCTGGTTGTATTGTTCCGTTATGGCCAGCATTACTTGCAGTTACTGAAGAACCACTCTGGTTAACGTCAGCATTCCAGGAGCTGTTTATGATAGCATCTCCTACAAAATCCCAACTTGCTGTCCATGCATTAACTGCTGATGTTCCATCATTTCTTATTGTAACATTTACTGTAGCTCCACCAGCCCATGTGTTTTCAGAAACAGATACTGAAAGATTTCCGTCTCCAGGTAAAGTTGGTTCTGGAGTTGGTTCTGGAGTTGGTTCTGGTGATGACCCTCCTCCTGTATCAAATACAAACGAATCTATATTAACTGGACCCCTAAACCTTAATACTAAATCATTTACTCCAGTAACATTACTTATAGATGTAGATAATTCTGTATAATCATCCCATCCACCTGTTGGTCCTGCTGATAGAGTACCTAAAAGAGTACCTGTTGCACTATTTAATCTAATTTCTATATTCGAAGAAAGATTAGATGCAACTAATGCACTAAATTCTGATGCTCCACTTCCAAAATCTATATTACTATATGTTACAGTGTCACCATCTGATATATATCCTAATCCACTTCCACCATTAACAGTACCTATTTCTTCAATGCTTGAGGAGTTAATACTATTATATTCCTCAGCCTGAATTCTAGTAAACGCATTTCTTGAACCTGGTCCTGGTGTTGGAGTTGGTTCTGGTGTTGGTTCTGGTGTTGGTTCTGGTGATGATCCTCCTCCAGTTTCAAATACAATAGAATCTATATTAACAGGACCTGTGAACCTTAATACCAAATCATTTACACCAGTAACATTGCTAATAGCTGTGGATAATTCTGTATAATCATTCCATCCACCTGTTGGTCTTACTGATAAAGTACCTAACAGAGTACCTGTTGCATTATTTAATCTGACCTCAATGTCTGAAGAAACATTTGACGCAACAATTGCTTTAAATTCTGAGGCTCCACTTCCAAAATC
This genomic interval from Halanaerobiaceae bacterium ANBcell28 contains the following:
- a CDS encoding cellulase family glycosylhydrolase, yielding MYLDTDMYAVINIHWDGGWIHKASTDYEGTLEKYLTIWTQVSERFKEYPDYLLFESMNEEGVFEDVWNRYSKIGDKTRAYNILNDLNQEFVDLVRSSGGNNARRHLLIAGYATDIDLTIDSAFKMPVDPENRSAVKVHYYTPSTFTILVEDADWGEAAYYWGSDSEIQRVKIDLEKMKTNYIDRGIAVVLGEYGAYTRNKDPESVRKYIVTVTELALEIGIHPMLWDNGEHYNRDTYSFRDIILEEQFRLIASGL
- a CDS encoding SDR family NAD(P)-dependent oxidoreductase; translated protein: MKKAIIIGASSGIGKELTKVLSENNYQLGLVARRTELLKELQNELKTKSFLKSFDISNVEEAMNHLQELINEMKEVDLIIICAGCGFENHDLEFEKEKRTIDVNVSGFSAMINLAYKYFSRQGSGHIVGISSIAAIRGGADSPAYYASKSFVSNYMEGLRVKASKEKRSIIITDVKPGFVDTAMAQGEGLFWLASPEKAARQIYIVITKKKKHAYITKRWALIACLLKILPESIYKRI
- a CDS encoding cellulase family glycosylhydrolase codes for the protein MRKKFLCMIILCLFLVSQLTIAEDILYGDLNNDGFIDSLDLVVMERYILGMIDDFAAPFYVADLDGDTRITSFDAVLLARYINGEIENFPVDDNLRNISTMELIKDMGIGWNLGNSLEACGEWINGNSISDYETAWGNPLTTQEMIAGIKDIGFNSVRIPVAWSNLMTDDYTIDLELMDRVEEVVNYVLGY
- a CDS encoding ElyC/SanA/YdcF family protein is translated as MVRYKLMERVLFIGFLALLILMGSIIVIDYYVSSIGSIHLYNIDEVPEVDAIIVFGAYVFPDGRVSTMLRDRLDYGYKLYQLKNSDRILVSGDNGQVGYDEVNGMREYLQAKGVPREHIFMDHAGFNSYDSLYRARDIFEIDKAILVSQEYHLERALYIADRLGIEAYGVASDPRTYTRMRYYRFREVGARFKAFLQAGILKPEPRYLGETIPIWNSGELTDNGKS
- a CDS encoding glycoside hydrolase family 11 protein: MKRKLLVFLLMLICFTVLFMSSVQAQITSNEIGTHDGYDYEFWKDDGGMGSMTLNSGGTFSCEWSGINNILFRKGRKFDETRTHQQIGNISVEFGVDYNPSGNSYLCVYGWTTDPLVEFYVVDSWGNWRPPGSTSLGTITVDGGTYDIYETTRTQQPSIIGTATFQQYWSVRRTRRESGTISVSEHFNAWEEMGMPLGNMYEVAFTIEGWQSSGSADVYRNVLSIGESPTPQPGPGPAPEPGSRSAFTRIQAEDYNSLDSSTIEEIGTANGGSGLGYISNGDSITYSNIDFGSGASEFKAIVASNVSSDIEVRLNNATGTLLGTLSVRPTGGWNDYTELSTAISNVTGVNDLVLRFTGPVNIDSIVFETGGGSSPEPTPEPTPEPTPTPGPGSRNAFTRIQAEEYNSINSSSIEEIGTVNGGSGLGYISDGDTVTYSNIDFGSGASEFSALVASNLSSNIEIRLNSATGTLLGTLSAGPTGGWDDYTELSTSISNVTGVNDLVLRFRGPVNIDSFVFDTGGGSSPEPTPEPTPEPTLPGDGNLSVSVSENTWAGGATVNVTIRNDGTSAVNAWTASWDFVGDAIINSSWNADVNQSGSSVTASNAGHNGTIQPGQSVSFGFNISYSGSYSRPSISVQ